One part of the Arabidopsis thaliana chromosome 4, partial sequence genome encodes these proteins:
- a CDS encoding uncharacterized protein (unknown protein.) yields the protein MSKDNMIMFSYELSSSSLMEVNKEEIPQVQNPFQFEEDKEETSLGKRKIDTIIKTEDEREVKRIAFFSQEPLEEEEEEEEDIDMIEEDTEREDHRDNSDKIMEDNVLEEESVVDFYGFF from the exons ATGTCGAAAGACAACATGATAATGTTTTCCTATGAACTCTCTAGCTCTTCTCTCATGGaagtaaacaaagaagagatcCCACAAGTACAAAATCCTTTTcaatttgaagaagataaagaagaaacttctttaggaaagagaaagatag ATACGATTATTAAGACTGAAGATGAAAGGGAAGTAAAAAGAATAGCCTTCTTCTCTCAAGAACctctagaagaagaagaagaagaagaagaagacattgatATGATCGAAGAAGATACAGAGAGAGAGGATCATAGAGATAATAGCGACAAGATCATGGAAGATaatgttcttgaagaagagtCTGTCGTTGACTTTTATGGATTCTTTTGA
- a CDS encoding uncharacterized protein (unknown protein; BEST Arabidopsis thaliana protein match is: unknown protein (TAIR:AT1G11070.1); Has 23100 Blast hits to 15699 proteins in 1063 species: Archae - 116; Bacteria - 2262; Metazoa - 8308; Fungi - 3268; Plants - 3181; Viruses - 958; Other Eukaryotes - 5007 (source: NCBI BLink).): MSSGRLCGFTPITFCRKISRLQVARGLALKRLIKGKHDFRRTTTSKNNVEKKKNKEIRRTVSQISSSVAQASSPKSFNSTKHVSTPTATASPLSVKNSKTKANTPRKNTLEGSSPKCSANFILMVELRKNIFAFRDMIDLPSLDGSLSVTEIITQTMKDLQKLSPEIVTINQSFEMEGADMDKMLIFFYEDLRAIGDSWIMDSDWIYRSKYKNSGVGKNKSDRLVEHVLAALDGLIKTTRERFGMMDLESEGRKSFTTPKGVSSEARRSFTRSASYSESNNSFYPSPLTPRSVLPGTMMMSSNSTSPSLWNLRAQALDRLSPVDLKRFAMQILSQRDSESVSETKIGIEEENEESEILAEEKEEEDNDFSVLETEGTEQEIKTEHHRESSGTEHETEAKDHSEGFETEHHRIECFETEHEIDADDHIEDFETEHHHIEGLETEHEIDANDHIEDFETEHHHIEGFETEHENETEDHSETTTSETDSTESSPKEDVPPPPPLTSPQTPSPTVSTFNTKSSLRSQPPPPPPSPEHKAPAPPPPPPMSKASESGEFCQFSKTHSTNGDNAPSMPAPPAPPGSGRSLKKATSKLRRSAQIANLYWALKGKLEGRGVEGKTKKASKGQNSVAEKSPVKVARSGMADALAEMTKRSSYFQQIEEDVQKYAKSIEELKSSIHSFQTKDMKELLEFHSKVESILEKLTDETQVLARFEGFPEKKLEVIRTAGALYKKLDGILVELKNWKIEPPLNDLLDKIERYFNKFKGEIETVERTKDEDAKMFKRYNINIDFEVLVQVKETMVDVSSNCMELALKERREANEEAKNGEESKMKEERAKRLWRAFQFAFKVYTFAGGHDERADCLTRQLAHEIQTDPDQSESSIMS; this comes from the exons ATGTCAAGCGGGAGGCTTTGCGGCTTCACGCCGATAACCTTCTGTCGCAAAATCTCAAGATTGCAG GTCGCAAGAGGGCTTGCTCTAAAAAGGCTTATCAAAGGAAAACACGATTTTAGACgcacaacaacatcaaagaaCAATgtcgaaaaaaagaaaaataaagagatcAGACGCACAGTTTCAcagatctcttcttctgttgcacaagcttcttctccaaagaGTTTCAATTCTACAAAACATGTTTCTACTCCCACCGCGACCGCGTCTCCTTTGTCAGTAAAGAACTCAAAGACGAAAGCGAATACACCTAGAAAGAACACTTTGGAGGGTTCTTCGCCGAAATGCTCAGcaaatttcattttgatgGTTGAGTTAAGGAAAAACATATTCGCTTTTAGAGATATGATTGATTTACCTTCTCTTGATGGTTCTCTATCTGTCACCGAG ATTATAACACAAACAATGAAGGATCTACAAAAGCTATCTCCTGAGATTGTAACCATTAATCAATCTTTTGAAATGGAAGGAGCTGACATGGATAAG ATGTTAATTTTCTTCTACGAAGATCTCAGAGCTATTGGGGATTCTTGGATTATGGATAGTGACTGGATTTATCGATCTAAGTACAAAAACAGTGGAGTTGGGAAGAATAAATCAGATCGTCTAG tGGAGCATGTATTAGCAGCTCTTGATGGACTAATCAAAACGACGAGAGAAAGATTTGGTATGATGGATCTTGAATCTGAAGGAAGAAAGAGTTTTACAACACCAAAAGGTGTTTCatcagaagcaagaagaagctttacAAGATCTGCTTCTTATTCAGAAAGTAACAACTCTTTTTATCCATCTCCATTAACACCGAGATCAGTACTTCCAGGGACAATGATGATGTCTAGTAACTCTACATCTCCAAGTCTATGGAACTTAAGAGCTCAAGCTTTGGATAGGTTAAGTCCTGTTGATTTGAAGCGGTTTGCTATGCAGATCTTGTCACAGAGAGATTCAGAGAGTGTTAGTGAAACAAAGATTGGtatcgaagaagaaaatgaagagagTGAGATATtagcagaagaaaaagaagaagaagataatgatttctctgttttagaaACAGAGGGAACAGAGCAAGAGATTAAAACAGAACATCATAGGGAAAGTTCTGGAACAGAGCATGAGACTGAAGCAAAGGATCATAGCGAAGGTTTTGAAACAGAGCATCATCGTATTGAATGTTTCGAAACTGAGCATGAGATTGATGCAGATGATCATATCGAAGATTTTGAAACAGAGCATCATCATATTGAAGGTTTAGAAACAGAGCATGAGATTGATGCAAATGATCATATCGAAGATTTTGAAACAGAGCATCATCATATTGAAGGTTTCGAAACAGAGCATGAGAATGAAACAGAGGATCATAGTGAAACCACGACTTCAGAGACTGATTCAACAGAATCTTCTCCAAAAGAAGATGtgcctccacctccaccacttACATCACCGCAAACGCCGTCACCAACGGTCTCAACGTTCAACACAAAATCTAGTCTTCGCtcacaaccaccaccaccacctccatcaCCGGAACACAAAGCTCCAGCTCCTCCACCGCCGCCTCCTATGTCAAAAGCATCTGAAAGTGGAGAGTTTTGTCAATTTTCGAAAACGCATTCTACAAATGGAGACAATGCTCCGTCGATGCCGGCACCTCCAGCACCACCGGGTAGCGGAAGATCCTTAAAGAAAGCAACTAGCAAATTAAGAAGATCAGCACAAATCGCAAATCTCTATTGGGCTCTCAAAGGGAAGCTTGAAGGCCGTGGCGTAgaagggaaaacaaaaaaagcaagTAAAGGGCAAAATAGTGTTGCAGAGAAATCTCCTGTTAAAGTTGCAAGATCAGGAATGGCTGATGCACTTGCAGAGATGACAAAGAG GTCAAGTTATTTCCAGCAAATCGAAGAAGATGTTCAGAAATACGCTAAATCGATCGAAGAACTGAAATCCTCAATACATAGTTTCCAGACAAAAGACATGAAAGAGTTGCTTGAATTTCATAGCAAAGTAGAATCTATTCTTGAGAAACTAACTGATGAAACTCAA GTTCTCGCGAGGTTTGAAGGTTTCCCTGAGAAGAAACTAGAAGTAATAAGAACAGCTGGTGCCTTGTACAAGAAGTTAGATGGGATTCTAGTTGAGCTCAAGAACTGGAAAATTGAGCCTCCATTAAACGATCTTCTCGACAAGATAGAGCGTTACTTCAACAAATTTAAAGGCGAGATTGAAACGGTTGAGCGAACAAAAGACGAAGACGCTAAAATGTTTAAGAGATACAACATTAACATTGATTTCGAAGTTCTTGTTCAAGTCAAAGAAACTATGGTTGATGTTTCATCAAATTGCATGGAGTTAGCACTAAag GAGAGGAGAGAAGCGAACGAGGAAGCGAAGAACGGTGAAGAAAGCAAgatgaaggaagagagagcTAAGAGGCTATGGAGGGCTTTTCAGTTTGCTTTCAAAGTTTATACATTTGCAGGAGGTCACGATGAACGAGCAGATTGTTTAACGAGACAACTTGCACATGAGATTCAAACAGATCCTGATCAATCCGAATCATCGATCATGTCTTGA
- a CDS encoding Eukaryotic aspartyl protease family protein (Eukaryotic aspartyl protease family protein; FUNCTIONS IN: aspartic-type endopeptidase activity; INVOLVED IN: proteolysis; LOCATED IN: cellular_component unknown; CONTAINS InterPro DOMAIN/s: Peptidase aspartic (InterPro:IPR021109), Peptidase aspartic, catalytic (InterPro:IPR009007), Peptidase A1 (InterPro:IPR001461); BEST Arabidopsis thaliana protein match is: Eukaryotic aspartyl protease family protein (TAIR:AT4G30040.1); Has 30201 Blast hits to 17322 proteins in 780 species: Archae - 12; Bacteria - 1396; Metazoa - 17338; Fungi - 3422; Plants - 5037; Viruses - 0; Other Eukaryotes - 2996 (source: NCBI BLink).), which translates to MRYGHYHVDLEMISVNGITIPNHLTPIKGNTIIDTWTTILNSAGESYGELKSHIDNFIDEKLNNFSDGQLECYNGTVQRELASLPTVTLTFYKGVSLDLDLTSLFQQIEEEYFCLAVMMTPGINLNIIWTTVFQMYNIGFDLEDETIYFEKISCDLLY; encoded by the coding sequence ATGAGGTATGGTCATTATCATGTCGACCTTGAGATGATTAGCGTTAATGGAATAACTATTCCTAATCACTTGACACCCATCAAAGGAAACACAATCATCGACACATGGACCACAATATTAAACTCGGCTGGGGAATCGTACGGTGAGCTCAAAAGTCATATCGACAACTTCATTGACGaaaagctaaacaactttagtGATGGCCAACTAGAGTGTTACAATGGAACAGTTCAACGCGAGCTAGCTTCATTGCCTACGGTAACATTGACATTCTACAAGGGAGTCTCTTTAGATTTGGATCTAACCAGCTTATTCCAACAAATCGAAGAAGAGTATTTCTGTTTAGCTGTGATGATGACCCCGGGAATCAATCTTAACATCATCTGGACAACCGTATTTCAAATGTACAACATCGGATTTGATCTTGAAGATGAAACTATCTACTTTGAGAAAATCTCGTGTGATTTGCTTTACTAG